A single region of the Thermodesulfatator indicus DSM 15286 genome encodes:
- the nikR gene encoding nickel-responsive transcriptional regulator NikR, with translation MAELYRFGVSMPAKLLEEFDRYIERRHYTNRSEAIRDLIREKLVEEEWRESNEEVIGTITYVYDHHKRELADRLMDIQHDHYQEIISTQHVHLDHDRCLEVVIVKGKAENIKELSDKIKSLKGIIHCQLAMTTTGKKLV, from the coding sequence ATGGCCGAACTTTATCGTTTTGGAGTTTCTATGCCTGCTAAATTACTAGAAGAATTTGATCGCTACATCGAACGTCGCCATTACACCAATCGTTCTGAGGCAATTCGTGACCTTATAAGGGAAAAACTGGTTGAAGAAGAATGGCGTGAAAGCAATGAGGAAGTGATTGGCACTATTACTTACGTCTATGACCATCACAAAAGGGAACTGGCTGATAGGCTAATGGACATCCAGCATGACCATTATCAGGAAATCATTTCTACCCAGCACGTGCACCTTGACCATGATCGCTGTTTAGAAGTAGTAATAGTGAAAGGCAAAGCTGAAAATATAAAAGAACTGTCTGACAAAATTAAGTCCCTAAAAGGTATCATTCATTGTCAACTAGCTATGACTACCACCGGCAAAAAATTAGTCTAA